The following proteins are encoded in a genomic region of Tenuifilum sp. 4138str:
- a CDS encoding Yip1 family protein has product MNENAFDFNKFIADSKNSLLNPKGYFESMSTAGGMVEPLLKALIYGVVAAIINAIWFFALGNTLGASGGVFGVGAFIFTIIAAIIGLFIAAVIILLLSSISGGNTDFEANLRVSAALMVLMPINSLLAVFGFISGLLGTIVSIAIGLYGLYLLYLALTKTLKGKDETARIIIYVLIALLVIGQIISYFSRRALQNFGKDLSRYEQAYGEKEEDQNADYNYYSNEKPDEFPSKALEVVKVHLSTGSGSITKEKIERLVKLTEELDKYENDNAKMMELVKEFGYADISEYTNDYLVVISGITAVSSLNAMEQLMKASEKEKKAAEGFMVDEMLKNAAIQSILSGKLTESDLVTVFNNWDTVKDLENKTVTE; this is encoded by the coding sequence ATGAACGAGAATGCTTTCGACTTCAATAAGTTCATTGCCGATTCAAAGAATTCCCTGCTTAACCCCAAAGGGTATTTTGAGTCGATGAGTACCGCTGGCGGTATGGTAGAGCCCCTCCTCAAGGCTCTCATTTACGGAGTAGTTGCTGCAATAATAAACGCCATTTGGTTCTTTGCCCTGGGTAATACCCTTGGTGCATCGGGTGGAGTTTTTGGTGTTGGTGCATTTATTTTTACAATAATTGCAGCCATAATTGGGCTATTTATTGCAGCCGTAATTATTCTTCTGCTATCGAGTATAAGTGGTGGCAATACCGATTTTGAGGCAAACCTAAGGGTAAGCGCAGCGCTTATGGTGCTTATGCCCATCAACTCTTTACTCGCAGTTTTCGGGTTTATAAGCGGCTTACTGGGAACAATAGTATCGATAGCCATTGGTCTATACGGCTTGTACCTGCTTTACCTTGCTCTTACCAAAACACTAAAAGGGAAAGATGAAACAGCCCGCATTATTATTTACGTTTTAATCGCCCTTTTAGTAATTGGACAAATCATTAGTTACTTTAGCAGAAGGGCTCTTCAAAACTTTGGTAAGGATTTATCGCGGTATGAACAGGCTTATGGCGAAAAAGAGGAGGACCAAAACGCCGACTATAACTACTACAGCAACGAGAAACCCGATGAGTTCCCAAGCAAAGCGCTTGAAGTGGTTAAGGTTCACCTTTCAACGGGCAGTGGTTCAATAACAAAGGAGAAGATTGAAAGATTAGTAAAGCTTACCGAAGAGCTCGATAAGTACGAAAACGATAATGCCAAAATGATGGAGCTGGTAAAGGAGTTTGGCTATGCCGATATTTCCGAATACACCAACGATTACCTTGTTGTAATATCGGGCATAACAGCAGTATCGAGCTTAAATGCCATGGAACAGCTAATGAAAGCCTCGGAAAAGGAAAAGAAAGCAGCTGAAGGCTTTATGGTTGACGAGATGCTTAAAAACGCAGCCATACAATCAATTCTGAGCGGTAAGCTAACCGAATCGGATTTGGTTACAGTATTCAACAACTGGGATACGGTTAAAGACCTCGAGAATAAGACTGTTACCGAGTAA
- a CDS encoding DEAD/DEAH box helicase codes for MSKKEFFPARPSANPTIYAYELVGVESHVGLLKIGYTDRDAQTRIREQLGTAGIKYKIVFEDSAMKSDGSSFTDHDVHRALKRMGIKNPEGEWFKCTVNELRKAIWDIKNGERTEPSRTLTFPMRPEQSAAVEKTMAYFKSFKRENPDKTPHFLWNAKMRFGKTFASYQLAKKMGWKKILVLTFKPAVQSAWEEDLLTHVDFDGWQFISGKELPNEGYPQYDKSKPVVCFASFQDVLGKNTSTGGIKTKNEWVHITHWDCVIFDEYHYGAWRENAKELFEAEGKKEMEFGEGEGLEYFDEDTLPITSNHYLYLSGTPFRAIATGEFIEEQIFNWTYSDEQKAKAEWDNSKGPNPYASLPRMVLMTYQLPETISKIADLGEFDGFDLNVFFSAEGEGSKARFKYEDEVQKWLDLIRGSYTETTIDNLKMGAKKPPLPFSHAPLLKVLNHTFWFLPTVASCYAMANLLKRPNNKFYHDFNVVVAAGVKAGVGVQALPPVLDAMTDNPLKSKTITLSCGKLTTGVSVKPWTGIFMLRNLTSPETYFQAAFRVQTPWVIKNPDGKSPNKEVILKEECYVFDFAPNRALRQIADYACRLNVNESNPEKNVEDFINFLPVLAYDGSSMKQIDAAGILDIAMSGTTATLLARRWESALLVNVDNNTLARLMANEEAMKALMNIEGFRNLNQDIETIINKSEAVKKVKKEANEKELTPKEKKELTEEEKQYKSLRKQVQEKLIKFATRIPVFMYLTDFRERSLKDVITQLEPGLFKKVTGLTQKDFELLVSLGVFNSALMNDAVYKFKRYEDSSLEYIGINKHAGEDVGLYDTILKRKEYEETFENEPK; via the coding sequence ATGAGTAAAAAAGAATTTTTTCCAGCAAGACCATCTGCCAATCCAACCATTTATGCCTATGAGTTGGTTGGTGTTGAAAGCCACGTGGGCTTGTTAAAAATTGGTTATACTGATCGCGATGCTCAAACCCGCATTAGGGAGCAACTAGGAACTGCTGGAATAAAATACAAAATTGTATTTGAGGATTCGGCCATGAAAAGCGATGGTAGCAGTTTTACCGACCACGATGTGCATCGCGCTCTTAAAAGAATGGGCATAAAAAACCCTGAGGGTGAGTGGTTCAAATGCACTGTTAATGAATTACGCAAAGCCATTTGGGATATAAAGAACGGTGAACGAACTGAACCTAGCAGGACACTTACTTTCCCAATGCGACCTGAGCAATCAGCGGCCGTAGAAAAAACCATGGCATATTTCAAGAGTTTTAAAAGAGAAAATCCCGATAAAACCCCCCACTTCCTTTGGAACGCTAAAATGCGTTTTGGAAAAACCTTTGCCAGTTATCAGTTGGCTAAAAAAATGGGTTGGAAAAAAATTTTGGTACTTACTTTCAAACCTGCTGTGCAAAGTGCTTGGGAAGAAGACCTACTAACGCATGTCGATTTTGATGGCTGGCAATTTATTTCGGGGAAGGAACTACCTAATGAAGGGTATCCTCAATATGACAAATCTAAACCTGTAGTTTGTTTCGCTTCGTTTCAAGATGTTTTAGGTAAAAATACCAGCACGGGTGGCATCAAAACCAAAAATGAATGGGTTCACATTACTCATTGGGATTGTGTGATTTTTGACGAATACCACTATGGGGCCTGGAGGGAAAACGCCAAAGAGCTTTTTGAAGCTGAGGGCAAAAAAGAAATGGAATTTGGCGAGGGTGAAGGTCTAGAATACTTTGACGAAGATACACTACCAATTACATCAAATCATTACTTATATCTATCGGGAACTCCTTTCCGCGCAATTGCAACCGGAGAATTTATTGAAGAACAGATTTTCAACTGGACGTACTCAGACGAGCAAAAAGCTAAAGCCGAATGGGACAACAGCAAAGGACCCAACCCGTACGCATCTTTGCCAAGAATGGTATTGATGACATACCAATTGCCAGAAACAATAAGTAAAATTGCCGATTTAGGCGAGTTTGATGGTTTTGATTTGAATGTGTTTTTTTCTGCTGAAGGCGAAGGTTCAAAGGCCCGATTCAAATACGAAGACGAGGTACAAAAATGGTTGGACCTTATTAGAGGATCGTACACCGAGACAACCATCGACAACCTAAAAATGGGTGCAAAAAAACCCCCATTACCCTTTTCGCATGCTCCTTTACTAAAAGTGCTAAATCACACCTTTTGGTTTTTGCCGACAGTAGCATCCTGTTATGCAATGGCAAATTTACTTAAACGACCAAACAACAAATTCTATCATGATTTTAATGTGGTTGTTGCTGCTGGCGTTAAAGCAGGTGTTGGTGTTCAAGCTTTACCTCCTGTTTTAGATGCAATGACAGATAATCCGCTTAAATCAAAAACCATTACTTTATCCTGTGGTAAACTAACTACCGGTGTATCGGTAAAACCGTGGACAGGCATATTTATGTTGCGAAATTTAACAAGCCCTGAAACGTACTTTCAGGCAGCATTCCGTGTTCAAACACCCTGGGTAATAAAGAATCCCGATGGCAAATCGCCAAACAAAGAGGTGATACTTAAAGAAGAATGTTATGTTTTTGATTTTGCTCCCAATAGAGCCTTACGCCAAATTGCCGATTACGCCTGTAGGCTGAATGTGAATGAGTCCAACCCCGAAAAGAATGTTGAAGATTTTATCAACTTCCTCCCTGTATTGGCATACGATGGCAGTTCTATGAAACAAATTGATGCTGCTGGTATTCTAGATATTGCAATGAGTGGCACAACTGCAACTCTTTTAGCACGAAGATGGGAGAGTGCATTGTTAGTGAATGTTGATAACAATACGCTTGCTCGTCTTATGGCTAACGAGGAAGCCATGAAAGCTTTAATGAATATTGAAGGTTTCAGAAATCTAAATCAAGACATTGAAACCATTATTAACAAATCAGAAGCAGTAAAAAAAGTCAAGAAGGAAGCGAATGAAAAGGAATTGACCCCAAAGGAAAAAAAGGAACTTACCGAGGAAGAAAAGCAGTACAAGAGCTTAAGAAAACAAGTACAGGAAAAACTCATCAAGTTTGCAACTCGTATTCCAGTGTTTATGTATTTAACCGATTTTAGGGAACGAAGTTTAAAAGATGTGATTACGCAATTAGAACCGGGTCTTTTCAAAAAAGTTACTGGTTTAACTCAAAAAGACTTTGAGCTATTAGTTAGCCTTGGTGTGTTTAACTCTGCACTTATGAATGATGCG
- a CDS encoding PDDEXK nuclease domain-containing protein — MSNIKKNDNLIADIKHIIEQSRQNVAVVVNSTITLMYWQIGKRINEDILQNQRAEYGKEVVLSLSKQLTAEYGKGWGEKQLRQCMQFAQVFVDKEIVYTLCRQLSWSHIRLVMYMEDTLKRDFYIEMCKLEKWSVRTLKDRINSMLYERTAISKKPEELIQKEIDSLRNSQKLSPDLVFRDPYFLDFLGLKDIYSEKDLEDSILAELQKFIIEFGSDFAFLARQKRITIDNDDYYIDLLFYHRRLKCLVAIDLKLGKFEASYKGQMELYLRWLEKYEMLEGENLPIGLILCAAKNEEHIELLQLEHSNIKVAEYLTKLPELKLLEEKLHKAIEIAREKFLATNNSGEND, encoded by the coding sequence ATGAGCAATATTAAAAAAAATGATAACCTCATTGCTGATATAAAGCATATTATTGAACAAAGTCGTCAAAATGTTGCGGTAGTTGTTAACTCAACAATCACTTTAATGTATTGGCAAATTGGTAAACGTATTAACGAGGATATTTTACAAAACCAGCGAGCCGAATATGGGAAAGAGGTTGTTCTTTCGCTATCAAAACAACTTACCGCAGAATATGGTAAAGGTTGGGGTGAAAAACAACTAAGACAATGTATGCAGTTTGCTCAGGTGTTTGTTGACAAAGAAATTGTATACACACTGTGTAGACAATTGAGCTGGTCACATATACGATTGGTTATGTATATGGAAGACACTCTAAAAAGAGATTTCTATATAGAGATGTGCAAACTCGAAAAATGGAGTGTGCGCACTTTGAAGGATCGAATCAATTCTATGCTTTATGAACGCACTGCTATTAGTAAAAAGCCAGAAGAACTTATCCAGAAGGAAATTGATTCTCTGAGAAATTCTCAAAAACTTTCCCCTGATTTGGTGTTTCGTGATCCATATTTTCTCGACTTTTTAGGTCTTAAAGATATCTATTCCGAAAAAGATTTAGAAGATTCAATTCTTGCTGAATTACAGAAATTTATCATAGAATTTGGCTCTGATTTTGCCTTTCTGGCTCGGCAAAAAAGGATCACTATTGATAATGATGATTACTACATTGATTTACTTTTTTATCATCGCCGGTTAAAATGTTTGGTTGCTATCGATTTAAAGCTTGGTAAGTTTGAAGCTTCATATAAAGGACAGATGGAACTCTATTTGCGATGGTTAGAAAAATACGAAATGCTCGAGGGGGAAAATCTGCCAATAGGTTTGATTCTGTGCGCTGCTAAAAACGAAGAACATATTGAGCTGCTCCAGCTTGAGCATAGCAATATTAAGGTTGCTGAATATTTGACCAAACTTCCAGAATTGAAATTATTGGAAGAAAAACTTCATAAAGCTATCGAGATTGCTAGAGAAAAATTTTTAGCTACAAATAATAGCGGTGAAAATGATTGA
- a CDS encoding sigma-54-dependent transcriptional regulator: MAKILVVDDDSTFCLMLKTFLVRNGHKVTEAFSFDDARQAIQATTFDVVLTDFRLPEKSGMDVLAEAKRKNRDTIVIVMTGYGDIRMAVKAIKQGAYDYVTKPVNPEEILATINNALPVSVGKTPETDTDAFTFIEGKSRYSQEVMRYINIVAPTNLSVIIQGDSGTGKEFVARQIHRASKRNSKPFVAIDCGALPRELAASEFFGHIKGSFTGAIADKIGQFEVANGGTLFLDEIGNLPYDVQVNLLRAIQERKIKRIGSSKEIPVDVRIIVATNEDLLEMVNRGTFREDLYHRLNEFTIRVAPLAERKDDLMVYAQWFLNNANREMGKNIHDFTPEAIDAMLQYSWPGNLRELKNAIRRAVLLEQSSSITVESLPTEIVSPSQKSSSTKTDNLKNTKEKAEQELIIATLEKVKYNKTKAAKLLNIDRKTLYNKLKQYGIDTD, encoded by the coding sequence ATGGCTAAGATTCTTGTAGTTGACGACGATTCTACCTTTTGCCTGATGCTTAAAACCTTTCTGGTAAGGAACGGGCATAAGGTTACCGAGGCCTTCTCGTTCGATGATGCAAGGCAGGCTATTCAGGCCACAACGTTCGATGTGGTGCTAACCGATTTTCGCCTGCCGGAGAAGTCGGGAATGGATGTGCTTGCCGAGGCAAAACGTAAAAACCGCGATACCATTGTTATTGTGATGACCGGCTATGGCGATATACGCATGGCGGTTAAGGCCATTAAGCAGGGTGCCTACGATTACGTTACCAAGCCGGTAAACCCGGAGGAAATCCTGGCAACCATAAACAACGCTCTGCCCGTTTCGGTGGGGAAAACCCCCGAAACCGATACCGATGCATTCACCTTTATTGAGGGTAAAAGCCGTTACAGCCAGGAGGTGATGCGTTACATCAACATTGTTGCACCCACCAACCTATCGGTTATTATACAGGGCGATAGCGGAACCGGCAAGGAGTTTGTTGCCCGTCAAATTCACCGTGCCAGCAAACGGAACAGCAAGCCCTTTGTAGCCATCGACTGTGGCGCGCTACCGCGCGAGCTGGCCGCCAGCGAGTTCTTTGGCCATATCAAGGGTTCGTTTACAGGGGCTATTGCCGACAAGATTGGCCAGTTTGAGGTGGCCAATGGCGGTACTCTCTTCCTCGACGAAATTGGAAACCTACCCTACGATGTTCAGGTCAACCTGCTACGTGCCATCCAGGAACGAAAAATTAAGCGCATTGGCAGCAGCAAGGAGATACCCGTTGACGTGCGAATAATTGTTGCCACCAATGAGGACCTGCTCGAGATGGTGAACCGCGGAACATTCCGCGAGGACCTTTACCACAGGCTCAACGAGTTTACCATCAGGGTAGCACCGCTAGCCGAGCGCAAGGACGATTTGATGGTTTACGCCCAGTGGTTCCTGAACAATGCCAACAGGGAAATGGGAAAGAATATCCATGATTTTACGCCTGAGGCTATTGATGCCATGCTACAGTACAGCTGGCCCGGTAACCTCAGGGAGCTAAAAAATGCCATTCGCAGGGCAGTGCTTCTTGAGCAGTCAAGCAGCATTACCGTTGAATCGCTTCCCACTGAAATTGTATCGCCCAGCCAAAAAAGCAGCTCCACAAAAACCGATAACCTTAAAAACACCAAGGAGAAGGCTGAGCAGGAGCTGATTATTGCAACACTTGAAAAGGTTAAATACAATAAAACCAAGGCCGCCAAGCTGCTTAATATCGATAGAAAAACGCTCTACAATAAGCTTAAGCAGTACGGTATTGATACCGATTAA
- a CDS encoding DNA methyltransferase, whose protein sequence is MNDTSKNKKADKLVKSKKRVQDHGEVFTPEWLVNDMLDLVKNETERIDSRFLEPACGNGNFLAEVFRRKLNVVDQRYGKSQNEWELYAVIAVSSIYGVEILEDNARECRERLFNIFNERYSTLFNGNCKDECRKSVKFLLNRNILWGDALDFTNPVTKKPIVFSEWSVVSGNMLKRRDFMFKFLVEKTHQFSLFNDEGSPAAIDEPVKDFPLVHFLKLGENEQY, encoded by the coding sequence ATGAACGATACATCTAAAAATAAAAAGGCAGATAAGCTCGTAAAATCTAAAAAACGAGTTCAAGATCATGGCGAGGTGTTTACGCCTGAGTGGTTAGTTAATGATATGCTTGATCTGGTTAAAAACGAAACTGAGCGAATTGATTCCCGTTTCCTAGAGCCTGCTTGTGGAAATGGTAATTTTTTAGCAGAAGTTTTTCGCCGTAAGCTCAATGTTGTTGACCAACGATACGGTAAAAGCCAAAACGAATGGGAACTTTATGCTGTGATTGCCGTTTCAAGCATTTACGGCGTGGAAATTTTAGAAGACAATGCTAGGGAATGCCGTGAACGTTTATTTAATATTTTTAATGAACGCTACTCTACTTTATTTAACGGAAATTGCAAAGACGAATGCCGAAAAAGCGTAAAATTCTTGCTTAATAGAAACATCCTCTGGGGCGATGCTTTAGACTTTACTAACCCTGTTACTAAGAAACCCATTGTATTTTCCGAATGGAGTGTTGTAAGCGGTAATATGCTTAAACGTCGCGACTTTATGTTTAAATTTCTAGTAGAAAAAACACATCAATTTTCTTTGTTCAACGATGAAGGTAGCCCTGCTGCCATTGATGAACCCGTAAAAGATTTTCCTTTAGTTCATTTCTTAAAGTTGGGTGAAAATGAGCAATATTAA
- a CDS encoding Eco57I restriction-modification methylase domain-containing protein, with protein MIETNYNPDVLACLANLSNDEVFTPPKLVNEMLDMLPADLFCNPNIKFLDPASKTGVFLREIAKRLDKGLEKHIPNKQERINHIFTKQLYGIAITELTALLSRRTVYGSKTANGKYSFCENFDNEQGNIYYERIQHTWENGRCVWCGASRDVYDRGVEAESYAYNFIHTDNPLVFFNEENMKFDVIIGNPPYQLSDGGYGRSAKPLYHKFLQQAKKINPKFLVMIIPDRWFAGGKGLNDFRDQMLSDKRFRKLVDYTSASDIFPGADVPGGVCYFLWDSSYNGETEIEIRNGSQIDTSKRYLNEFDTFIRYSVAVEVIKKIKRLSKSFLSEQVSSRKPFGLATNIRPKSKGDLKLKYYGGYGNYPSNLITVGKDLIPLWKVITSKTSYDHAGQPDKEGKRRVFSTLEILKPNEICTESYIICGAFYTEKECKNLLSYLKTKFTRFLVSQLTFSQDITKDRFAFVPLQDFSEPWTDEKLYKKYGLTEEEIAFIESMIRPMDSTNGESKDE; from the coding sequence ATGATTGAAACTAACTATAATCCGGATGTCCTTGCTTGTCTTGCAAACCTTAGCAACGACGAAGTATTCACACCTCCAAAGCTGGTGAACGAAATGCTGGATATGCTACCTGCCGATTTGTTTTGCAACCCAAACATTAAATTCTTAGACCCTGCTTCCAAAACAGGGGTATTCTTACGCGAAATTGCCAAACGACTTGATAAAGGTCTTGAAAAACACATACCCAACAAGCAGGAGCGCATTAACCATATTTTTACCAAACAGCTTTATGGTATAGCAATAACCGAGCTTACCGCATTGCTTAGCCGACGAACTGTATACGGCTCAAAAACCGCCAATGGGAAATACAGTTTTTGTGAAAATTTTGATAATGAGCAAGGTAACATTTACTATGAACGTATTCAACATACCTGGGAAAATGGTAGATGCGTTTGGTGTGGTGCCAGCCGTGATGTTTATGACCGGGGCGTAGAAGCAGAATCTTACGCTTACAATTTTATACACACAGATAATCCATTAGTATTTTTTAATGAGGAAAATATGAAGTTCGATGTTATTATTGGAAATCCACCGTATCAACTGAGTGATGGGGGATATGGCAGGAGTGCAAAGCCGCTATATCATAAATTTTTACAACAGGCAAAAAAAATAAATCCAAAGTTTTTAGTTATGATCATTCCTGACAGATGGTTTGCTGGTGGAAAAGGACTAAATGATTTTAGAGATCAAATGTTGAGTGACAAGCGTTTCCGAAAATTAGTTGATTACACTTCAGCTTCAGATATATTCCCTGGAGCTGACGTTCCAGGCGGAGTCTGTTACTTTCTTTGGGATTCTTCATATAATGGAGAAACTGAAATAGAAATAAGAAACGGAAGTCAAATAGACACCTCTAAAAGATATTTGAATGAATTTGATACATTTATTCGTTACTCTGTTGCTGTTGAAGTTATTAAGAAAATAAAAAGATTGTCAAAATCATTTTTGAGTGAACAGGTTTCGAGTAGAAAACCTTTTGGTTTAGCTACCAACATTAGACCAAAATCAAAAGGAGACTTAAAGTTGAAATATTATGGTGGTTATGGAAATTATCCGAGTAATTTAATTACAGTTGGAAAAGATTTAATTCCACTTTGGAAAGTCATAACCTCAAAAACTTCTTACGATCACGCAGGACAGCCTGATAAAGAAGGTAAAAGAAGAGTTTTTTCAACTTTGGAAATATTAAAGCCAAATGAAATTTGCACAGAATCGTACATTATATGTGGGGCCTTTTACACTGAAAAAGAATGCAAAAACCTTTTGAGTTATTTGAAAACAAAATTTACAAGGTTTTTAGTATCTCAACTTACATTTTCACAGGACATTACAAAAGACCGATTTGCTTTCGTTCCTCTCCAAGACTTTTCCGAACCCTGGACAGACGAAAAGCTCTACAAAAAATATGGGTTAACGGAAGAAGAGATTGCGTTTATAGAGAGTATGATAAGGCCAATGGATTCAACCAATGGTGAAAGTAAAGATGAGTAA